A part of Aegilops tauschii subsp. strangulata cultivar AL8/78 chromosome 2, Aet v6.0, whole genome shotgun sequence genomic DNA contains:
- the LOC109749956 gene encoding plant UBX domain-containing protein 4: MSSSNGNGGKKPAPSGGRGGIRTLADINRGPSGFPGAGGSGSDSDEPQEYYTGGEKSGMLVQDPTRRNNVDSIFEQARVMGAQQVPLPSFEGQSSSSTSFAGTGRLLSVDAQTAPAAPQPPQDVLHNIHFWNNGFTVDDGPLRGYDDPANADFIESIKKSQCPQELEPADRRTAVHVNVIKRHGDYEEAARPRSAFQGVGRTLGGSSADESPAPAPVTQEPRSAPRSIGIVVDDSQPFTSIQLRLADGTRMVARFNLHHTVGDIRSFIDASRPGAARPYQLQTGFPPKQLTDPTQTVDQAGLKNSVIMQKM, translated from the exons ATGAGCTCCTCCAACGGCAACGGCGGGAAGAAGCCGGCGCCGTCCGGCGGGCGCGGGGGCATCCGCACCCTCGCCGACATCAACCGCGGCCCCTCCGGATTCCCAGGCgcaggcggcagcggcagcgACTCCGATGAGCCCCAGGAGTACTACACCGGCGGCGAGAAGAG tgggatgcttgttcaagatCCAACAAGGAGAAATAATGTGGACTCAATCTTTGAGCAAGCTAGAGTGATGGGTGCTCAGCAAGTTCCACTGCCTTCTTTTGAAGGCCAATCTTCCAGCTCAACCAGCTTTGCAGGAACAGGTCGTCTGCTTTCAGTGGATGCGCAGACAGCACCAGCTGCTCCTCAACCACCGCAGGATGTTCTTCACAATATACATTTCTGGAACAATGGTTTCACAGTAGATGATGGTCCACTAAGAGGCTATGACGACCCTGCAAATGCAGACTTCATCGAG AGCATCAAGAAGTCCCAGTGCCCCCAAGAGCTGGAGCCTGCTGATCGAAGGACAGCTGTCCACGTCAATGTTATAAAACGACATGGAGATTATGAG GAAGCTGCAAGGCCTCGATCAGCTTTCCAGGGTGTTGGTAGAACCCTTGGTGGATCTTCAGCAGATGAGAGTCCTGCACCAGCTCCTGTGACCCAAGAGCCCCGCAGTGCTCCCAGGTCAATTGGCATAGTTGTGGACGACTCGCAGCCCTTTACATCTATACAGCTAAGGTTGGCGGACGGCACTCGCATGGTCGCTCGGTTTAACCTTCACCACACCGTGGGCGACATCAGGTCTTTCATTGATGCATCCCGCCCAGGAGCTGCGCGGCCGTATCAATTGCAGACTGGCTTCCCACCCAAGCAGCTGACTGACCCTACGCAGACTGTTGATCAAGCTGGACTCAAGAACTCCGTTATCATGCAGAAGATGTAG